Proteins co-encoded in one Verrucomicrobiota bacterium genomic window:
- a CDS encoding PilT/PilU family type 4a pilus ATPase: MEYLKQILSGAVQSGASDIHIKSDALLIYRVSSELMPVPDTIIPSETCQQFVQYLLPPYLRKKFDEEREIDFSFDESGIGRFRANIFHQRGKLSLALRHVKSEIPKWENLNLPAHAKSIGDHGDGIILICGATGSGKSTSLAAMLDWINETQKLHIVTLEDPIEYLFEDKLSVFNQREVGLDTMDFKHALINVMRQDPDVIVIGEMRDDSSVMASFRAAETGHLVLSTLHSATATQAVTRLLDFFPSEEQSQIRRQFALCLRGIMCQRLIPAKDGNGVYPALEILLNTPTVRKLLEEDKLDKLPMAIETGREDGMQNFNQAIYDLVKANCIDETLAMTYAPNPDALKMKLKGINLGDDRRIMG; encoded by the coding sequence ATGGAATATCTCAAACAGATTCTCTCAGGCGCTGTCCAATCAGGGGCATCAGACATTCATATCAAAAGTGATGCCCTCTTGATTTACCGGGTATCCAGCGAGTTAATGCCTGTGCCGGATACGATCATCCCGTCAGAAACCTGCCAACAATTCGTCCAATACCTCCTCCCGCCCTACCTGCGCAAGAAATTCGATGAGGAAAGGGAAATCGACTTTTCATTTGATGAATCCGGCATCGGTCGCTTCCGGGCAAATATCTTCCATCAAAGGGGAAAACTAAGTCTAGCCTTGCGGCATGTAAAAAGTGAAATTCCTAAGTGGGAAAATCTTAATCTCCCGGCTCATGCAAAATCCATCGGGGACCACGGGGATGGGATTATCCTCATCTGTGGAGCCACCGGCTCGGGAAAGTCCACGTCTCTGGCCGCCATGCTTGATTGGATCAATGAAACTCAAAAGCTGCATATCGTTACCCTGGAAGATCCGATTGAATACCTTTTTGAAGATAAACTTTCTGTTTTTAATCAAAGGGAAGTGGGACTGGACACCATGGACTTTAAACATGCGCTCATCAATGTCATGCGCCAAGACCCTGACGTCATCGTTATCGGGGAAATGAGGGATGACTCCAGCGTGATGGCCTCGTTCAGGGCAGCGGAAACGGGACACTTAGTCCTCAGCACATTACACAGCGCTACCGCCACCCAAGCGGTCACAAGACTCTTGGATTTTTTCCCTTCGGAAGAACAGTCGCAGATCCGTCGCCAATTTGCCCTCTGTCTCCGAGGAATTATGTGCCAGCGGCTGATTCCTGCCAAAGACGGCAATGGCGTTTATCCAGCCCTTGAAATTCTCCTCAATACACCGACGGTCCGCAAATTACTCGAAGAAGACAAACTCGACAAACTCCCGATGGCCATCGAGACAGGTCGGGAAGATGGCATGCAGAATTTTAACCAAGCTATTTACGACCTAGTCAAAGCAAATTGCATCGATGAAACCCTCGCCATGACATACGCGCCGAATCCCGATGCACTCAAAATGAAACTTAAAGGCATTAATCTCGGTGACGACCGCAGAATCATGGGATGA
- the leuB gene encoding 3-isopropylmalate dehydrogenase: protein MSNFKIACLPGDGIGPEVMAEALKVIDKIGQKFSFTFDIKHADVGGIAIDNHGKALPDSTIESCRASQAILFGSVGGPKWEKLPPHEQPERAALLPLRKLFGLYANLRPAICYEGLTHASPLKQSIIEGGFNVLCIRELTGGIYFGQPKKSEPLEDGKGVRSIDTMVYTTPEIERITHVAFKAAQKRARKLHSIDKANVLENSVQWRKTVTQIAKEYPEVELIHMYVDNAAMQLVRNPKQFDVLLCENMFGDILSDEMAMITGSLGMLPSASLAEGTFGMYEPSGGTAPDIAGKGIANPIAQILSAAMMLRYSFAHEAAAQAIENAVEKVISEGYRTGDIYSEGTKRVNTREIGDLICAAI from the coding sequence ATGTCAAATTTCAAAATTGCTTGTTTACCGGGGGACGGAATCGGACCTGAAGTCATGGCTGAGGCCTTGAAAGTAATCGATAAAATCGGTCAAAAATTTTCTTTCACTTTCGATATTAAACACGCCGATGTCGGCGGGATCGCCATCGATAACCACGGGAAGGCTCTTCCCGACTCTACGATTGAAAGCTGCCGTGCCTCCCAAGCAATCCTTTTCGGCTCAGTCGGCGGACCCAAATGGGAAAAACTGCCCCCCCATGAACAGCCCGAACGTGCAGCCCTCCTCCCCCTACGCAAATTATTCGGGCTCTACGCCAATCTCCGTCCGGCCATCTGTTATGAGGGACTTACCCATGCGTCCCCATTAAAACAGTCCATCATTGAAGGTGGTTTTAATGTCCTTTGTATCCGCGAGCTCACCGGCGGCATCTACTTTGGCCAACCCAAAAAATCCGAACCACTCGAAGACGGTAAAGGGGTTCGCTCCATCGATACCATGGTTTATACGACCCCCGAAATCGAGCGAATCACGCATGTCGCGTTTAAGGCTGCACAAAAACGCGCCCGAAAATTGCACTCCATAGACAAGGCTAATGTACTCGAAAATAGTGTCCAATGGCGCAAAACCGTGACGCAAATTGCGAAGGAATATCCTGAGGTCGAGCTCATCCACATGTATGTCGATAATGCAGCCATGCAGCTCGTACGTAACCCCAAACAATTTGATGTATTACTCTGCGAAAATATGTTTGGGGACATCCTTAGTGATGAAATGGCCATGATCACCGGGTCCTTGGGTATGCTGCCGAGTGCCAGCTTGGCTGAAGGTACATTTGGTATGTACGAACCCAGCGGCGGGACCGCCCCTGATATCGCAGGCAAAGGAATCGCGAATCCGATTGCCCAGATCCTTTCGGCCGCCATGATGCTCCGTTATAGTTTCGCTCACGAAGCTGCTGCCCAGGCGATTGAAAACGCCGTCGAGAAAGTCATTTCAGAGGGTTACCGGACAGGTGACATCTATTCCGAGGGGACAAAAAGGGTGAATACCCGGGAAATCGGCGACCTGATTTGTGCGGCAATCTAA
- a CDS encoding 3'-5' exonuclease, with the protein MIKQPASPSREQIAILEPFCGLDLKDISVVSGPHEAQRALEKLSQYHLIGFDTESRPTFRKDEVSQGPHILQFSTLENAWIFQANCKDSIPAIIELLQSPGILKIGFGLKDDLKFITRKFGVEPQGIIDLNHSFNQLGHKNTIGAKTAIAMLFSQKLSKSKKTTTSDWSRPNLTEKQILYAANDSYAALRVYLALQNSAHATP; encoded by the coding sequence ATGATAAAACAACCCGCCTCCCCAAGCAGAGAGCAAATTGCTATACTTGAACCTTTTTGTGGCTTGGACCTCAAGGACATATCTGTCGTGTCCGGGCCGCACGAGGCCCAGAGGGCGTTAGAAAAATTATCTCAATACCATTTAATCGGATTTGATACCGAGTCGAGGCCCACATTCAGGAAAGACGAGGTGTCACAAGGCCCCCATATCCTGCAATTTTCCACCTTGGAAAACGCCTGGATTTTCCAGGCGAATTGTAAAGATTCTATTCCTGCCATCATTGAGCTGCTTCAATCCCCCGGCATCCTCAAAATCGGATTCGGACTCAAGGACGATCTGAAATTTATCACCCGTAAATTTGGGGTAGAACCCCAAGGCATCATCGACCTTAATCATTCATTCAATCAGCTTGGCCATAAAAATACCATTGGAGCAAAAACCGCTATCGCCATGCTCTTTAGTCAGAAACTTTCAAAATCGAAAAAAACAACTACTTCCGACTGGTCCCGCCCAAATCTGACTGAAAAACAAATCCTCTACGCGGCCAATGACTCTTACGCTGCGCTCCGGGTTTATCTGGCCCTCCAAAATAGTGCTCATGCGACACCTTGA
- the cydB gene encoding cytochrome d ubiquinol oxidase subunit II, translating into MTELGLDLNIVWFVLVGVLFTGYAILDGFDLGVGALHLFTKTDQERRITLNSIGPVWDGNEVWLVTGAGALFAAFPIVYATVFSGFYIVIKLLLFALIFRAVAIEFRSKQPMKWWREMWDIGFFLGSLLLGFLIGVTMGNLAYGVPIGADGEYAGDFLSMLHPYALMMGVTTVALFMMHGSIYLVMKTEGDLQKKIRGWVNRLIIIFIICYATTTMATLLYVPHMVDIFKHNPSLFIIAILNMLAIANIPREIHKGRDFFAFMSSCFSIAALMVIFGIGYFPHMVYSNPNPEYSLTIYNACSSQKTLGIMLLMAIIGLPVVIAYTVSVYYIFRGKVKLDQMSY; encoded by the coding sequence ATGACAGAACTGGGCTTAGACCTGAATATAGTATGGTTCGTGCTCGTCGGCGTGTTATTTACAGGATACGCCATCCTCGACGGATTTGATCTTGGTGTGGGTGCCCTGCATCTCTTTACAAAGACCGACCAGGAACGCCGGATCACGCTGAACTCCATCGGCCCGGTGTGGGACGGCAATGAAGTCTGGCTGGTCACTGGCGCGGGAGCCCTTTTCGCCGCTTTCCCGATTGTTTATGCGACGGTTTTCTCTGGGTTTTACATCGTTATCAAGCTTTTGCTTTTTGCCCTCATTTTCCGGGCAGTCGCTATTGAGTTCCGCAGTAAACAACCCATGAAATGGTGGCGGGAAATGTGGGACATCGGTTTTTTCCTCGGTAGCCTGCTCTTGGGTTTCCTCATTGGTGTGACCATGGGGAATCTCGCCTACGGAGTCCCTATTGGAGCCGACGGGGAATATGCCGGGGATTTCTTAAGCATGCTCCATCCTTATGCCCTCATGATGGGAGTCACTACTGTCGCCCTGTTCATGATGCATGGATCGATCTATCTAGTGATGAAAACCGAAGGTGACCTCCAGAAAAAAATCCGCGGTTGGGTGAACCGACTTATCATCATCTTTATTATTTGTTACGCTACCACCACGATGGCGACTCTCCTCTATGTCCCACACATGGTCGACATTTTTAAACATAATCCATCACTCTTCATTATCGCCATCTTGAATATGCTAGCGATTGCCAATATCCCTCGGGAAATTCATAAAGGCCGCGATTTCTTCGCTTTCATGTCCTCTTGTTTTTCAATTGCTGCTCTGATGGTGATTTTTGGAATCGGTTATTTTCCTCACATGGTTTACAGTAATCCCAATCCTGAATACTCATTGACGATTTATAATGCCTGTTCCTCACAAAAAACCCTCGGCATCATGTTACTCATGGCGATTATCGGTTTACCCGTTGTTATCGCCTACACAGTCAGCGTTTATTACATTTTCCGCGGCAAAGTGAAGCTCGACCAGATGAGTTACTAG
- a CDS encoding cytochrome ubiquinol oxidase subunit I — translation MDVEILSRIQFAFTISFHYIYPPLSIGLGVIMVITEGLWLKTKNNIYHQMARFWTKIFALIFAIGVASGIVMEFEFGTNWATYSRFVGDVFGSALAAEGIFAFFLESGFLAILVFGWDKVKPGFHFFSTCMVCLGAHFSAVWIIVANSWMQTPAGYRIVGEGKTARAEITDFWAMVFNPSSMDRLFHTLVGCWQAGAWLVISLSAYYILKNRHLEFAKRSLQIALTVACITSLLQLYSGSRSADIVMKYQPAKLAAMEGVFKTKPYTPMYIFGWVDVEAEKVYGLYIPGGLSFLAHKNFETPVKGFDTISPEWGRPQLINAVFQVYHLMIAIGMGLIGLSFFTVFAWYKGWLFKWKWLQFILVLSVLGPQVANQAGWYTAEMGRQPWIVYGLMKTSEGLSKTVKAEAVLFSLIMFVLIYFLLFMVFLYLLNEKIQHGPDDKDLIPTGKLALPEKNK, via the coding sequence ATGGATGTCGAAATACTCTCCCGCATACAGTTCGCCTTCACTATTTCCTTCCACTATATCTATCCCCCTTTGAGCATTGGGTTAGGTGTTATCATGGTGATTACAGAGGGTCTCTGGCTGAAGACTAAAAATAATATCTACCACCAAATGGCCCGTTTTTGGACGAAAATTTTCGCCCTGATTTTTGCGATCGGCGTGGCCAGCGGGATCGTTATGGAGTTTGAGTTCGGTACAAACTGGGCCACTTACTCACGATTTGTCGGCGATGTGTTTGGCAGCGCGCTGGCGGCAGAAGGGATTTTCGCCTTTTTCCTTGAGTCTGGATTTCTGGCTATTCTTGTTTTCGGCTGGGACAAGGTAAAACCCGGGTTTCACTTTTTCTCGACTTGTATGGTGTGTCTAGGTGCTCATTTCAGTGCTGTCTGGATCATTGTCGCTAATAGCTGGATGCAGACCCCGGCAGGATATCGTATTGTCGGTGAAGGAAAAACCGCAAGGGCTGAAATCACCGATTTCTGGGCCATGGTCTTTAATCCATCATCCATGGACAGGCTTTTCCATACACTGGTCGGATGTTGGCAGGCGGGTGCATGGCTTGTGATCAGTCTGAGTGCCTATTACATATTAAAGAATCGTCATCTGGAATTCGCTAAAAGATCCCTCCAGATCGCCCTGACCGTCGCCTGTATCACCTCCCTTCTCCAGTTATACTCGGGCAGCCGCTCCGCTGATATCGTCATGAAGTACCAGCCCGCGAAGCTTGCCGCCATGGAAGGGGTCTTCAAAACGAAACCCTATACACCCATGTATATTTTCGGATGGGTCGATGTGGAAGCTGAAAAAGTATACGGTCTTTATATCCCCGGTGGCCTGAGTTTCCTCGCCCATAAAAACTTTGAAACACCTGTGAAAGGTTTCGATACGATATCACCAGAATGGGGCCGCCCTCAATTAATCAATGCTGTCTTCCAAGTTTATCATCTCATGATCGCCATCGGTATGGGATTGATCGGTTTATCCTTTTTTACGGTGTTCGCCTGGTATAAAGGCTGGCTCTTCAAATGGAAGTGGCTCCAATTCATCCTCGTCCTCTCCGTTCTCGGTCCTCAGGTAGCTAATCAGGCCGGTTGGTACACCGCCGAAATGGGACGCCAGCCTTGGATTGTTTATGGTCTCATGAAAACATCAGAAGGCCTGTCAAAAACCGTCAAAGCAGAAGCCGTTCTTTTCTCTCTCATCATGTTCGTCCTGATTTATTTCCTGCTCTTTATGGTTTTCCTCTATTTGTTGAATGAAAAGATCCAGCATGGACCCGATGATAAAGACCTTATCCCCACAGGAAAACTCGCTTTACCGGAGAAAAACAAATGA
- a CDS encoding AarF/UbiB family protein: protein MKSQDSIRSSKVSRIAALAGTGAKVGMNYLKHYGKKAITGKADREELNRNNAKDIYQTFSHLKGGPLKVAQMLSIDQNMLPAAYAKEFSQAQYSAPPLSYPLVVRTFRREFGKEPLGIFDCFGADAVSGASIGQVHKAGLGKKEFAVKVQYPGVADSLKSDLAVVKPLALQIMGLKEADVIDYFNEVETRLLEETNYDLELKRSVDLSRRSALVKNVCFPEYYPEFSSKRILCMDWVDGITIDKFADGDPSQNERDLIGQALWDFYDHQVNVLREFHADPHPGNFLVHKNKLWVLDFGCTKSLDDDFYQKHFIFLDPGILDDPALFQEAMRNMNIILPTDTREEKQRLMDICERSIRMLARPFHEGEFDFGDPSYLKEIYQMAEENERIGGGFRSLKGKRGSAHSLYVNRTYFGLYSLLARLKAKVKTSHRGRLYKEAV, encoded by the coding sequence ATGAAATCCCAAGACTCAATCCGTAGTTCAAAAGTTTCCAGAATAGCTGCCTTGGCGGGAACCGGTGCCAAAGTGGGGATGAATTATTTAAAGCATTATGGCAAGAAAGCGATTACGGGGAAAGCGGACCGTGAAGAGTTAAACCGTAATAATGCTAAGGATATTTATCAGACATTCAGCCATTTGAAAGGAGGCCCTCTTAAAGTGGCCCAAATGCTGAGTATCGACCAGAATATGCTCCCCGCGGCTTATGCCAAAGAGTTTTCGCAAGCCCAATATTCCGCCCCACCCTTATCATACCCCCTCGTGGTCCGCACCTTCCGCCGTGAATTTGGTAAAGAGCCTTTGGGGATTTTTGATTGTTTTGGTGCTGATGCAGTCAGTGGGGCATCCATCGGCCAAGTACATAAAGCCGGCTTGGGTAAAAAAGAATTTGCCGTGAAAGTGCAGTATCCCGGTGTGGCTGACAGTTTGAAAAGCGATTTGGCAGTGGTCAAACCCTTAGCACTCCAGATCATGGGCCTCAAAGAAGCTGATGTGATCGATTATTTTAATGAAGTGGAAACCCGCTTGCTCGAAGAGACTAATTATGATTTGGAGCTGAAACGTTCCGTAGACCTCTCTAGGCGTTCAGCTTTGGTTAAGAACGTTTGTTTTCCCGAGTATTACCCGGAATTCTCCTCCAAACGTATTCTCTGTATGGATTGGGTCGATGGTATCACGATTGATAAATTTGCCGATGGTGATCCTTCCCAGAATGAACGGGATTTAATCGGCCAAGCCCTTTGGGACTTTTATGACCATCAGGTCAATGTCCTCAGGGAATTCCATGCGGACCCTCATCCGGGGAATTTCCTGGTGCATAAAAATAAACTCTGGGTCTTGGATTTCGGTTGCACAAAATCCCTCGATGATGATTTTTATCAGAAACATTTTATTTTTCTAGATCCCGGCATATTGGATGATCCTGCATTATTCCAAGAGGCTATGAGGAATATGAATATCATCCTGCCCACCGATACTCGTGAGGAAAAGCAGAGATTGATGGATATTTGTGAACGCTCAATCAGGATGCTGGCCCGCCCATTCCATGAGGGGGAGTTCGACTTTGGGGATCCGTCTTATTTAAAGGAAATTTACCAGATGGCAGAGGAAAATGAACGAATAGGGGGAGGGTTTCGTTCTCTGAAAGGTAAAAGAGGATCTGCCCATAGCCTGTATGTGAATCGGACTTATTTCGGGCTCTACAGCCTTTTGGCGAGACTGAAGGCAAAGGTGAAGACTTCCCATCGGGGCCGGCTTTACAAAGAGGCTGTATAA
- a CDS encoding type II toxin-antitoxin system VapC family toxin, producing the protein MKSVYYDSAYIFKTLCAEDGYAEVQKHMGTVSELVCSLHGKAEVISVCHRKFREGYATHPQLLGFLAQLRMDITQGVIRWLPITEEIVARVENVYASAPANTFIRAADALHLASAAENGFDEIFSNDRHLLIAAPLFGLRGINIIPS; encoded by the coding sequence ATGAAGTCTGTTTATTACGATTCTGCCTATATTTTCAAAACCCTATGCGCTGAGGATGGATATGCTGAGGTTCAAAAACATATGGGTACAGTGAGCGAACTGGTCTGTTCCCTCCACGGGAAGGCAGAAGTAATTTCAGTCTGCCATCGGAAGTTTCGGGAAGGATACGCTACTCATCCCCAACTCTTGGGATTTCTCGCTCAGCTAAGGATGGATATTACGCAAGGAGTCATCCGGTGGTTACCGATCACGGAGGAAATAGTGGCTCGTGTCGAGAATGTTTATGCGTCCGCTCCTGCAAACACTTTTATCCGGGCTGCCGATGCTTTGCATTTGGCCTCTGCCGCCGAAAATGGATTCGACGAAATTTTCTCCAATGACCGCCATTTATTGATAGCCGCACCCCTTTTTGGTTTGCGCGGGATCAATATCATTCCATCGTGA
- a CDS encoding glycosyltransferase, whose product MKICDLTQFYSPDSGGVKRYLTEKQAYIAEYTAHDHVLIVPGATSGVTQEGQTRIHTIRSPRITPTSRYRMMLRMNELHRILEQEMPDIIELGDPYHVAWSAVKFADIHKIPVVGFYHSNFPEAYVRTFMRFFGSGIAHASERYAQNYVCRLYNRMTATLVPSPGLHQLLSSWGVKKLFDVDLGVDIQTFSPEMAQPAQLRKNLGLPESTKLLLYVTRLSREKNVQTLLNAFELLVQASDPHLTIPAPPVTQGIGADPVRPVIRDTQSGAKPYHLIIVGDGPLKKAVQATANRTKALTHLPYISDKSKLATLYASVDLFVHPGVLETFGLAALEAQSCGTPVCGIKGSRLDRIIFTGLKFWASMNSPENLANAIQQMCFLDLKAMGQEARKAVVEKYSWPSVFDKLFSIYAELTGKK is encoded by the coding sequence ATGAAAATATGTGATTTGACCCAGTTTTATTCACCCGATAGCGGGGGGGTAAAACGTTATCTGACTGAAAAACAGGCCTATATTGCCGAGTATACAGCTCATGACCATGTACTGATCGTGCCCGGGGCCACCTCCGGAGTCACCCAAGAAGGACAGACCAGAATCCATACGATCCGTTCCCCCCGGATCACACCGACATCACGTTACCGGATGATGCTTCGGATGAATGAATTGCACCGGATATTGGAGCAGGAAATGCCGGATATTATTGAATTAGGCGATCCCTATCATGTGGCTTGGTCAGCGGTTAAATTTGCGGATATCCATAAGATCCCGGTCGTGGGATTTTATCATAGTAACTTTCCCGAGGCTTATGTCCGGACATTCATGCGGTTTTTTGGTTCTGGAATCGCCCATGCTTCTGAGCGGTATGCACAGAATTACGTATGTAGACTCTATAACCGGATGACAGCGACATTGGTGCCTTCACCCGGGCTCCATCAGTTACTTTCCAGCTGGGGTGTAAAAAAACTCTTTGATGTGGACTTGGGTGTGGACATACAGACTTTTTCTCCTGAGATGGCGCAGCCCGCCCAATTACGCAAAAATCTGGGATTACCCGAATCAACCAAGCTTTTGCTTTATGTGACGAGGTTATCCCGGGAAAAAAATGTCCAGACACTTTTGAATGCTTTTGAGCTTTTGGTGCAGGCTTCAGATCCCCATCTTACGATTCCTGCGCCTCCCGTGACGCAAGGAATCGGGGCGGATCCTGTTCGTCCCGTCATTCGTGATACCCAATCGGGGGCCAAACCCTATCACCTGATTATTGTGGGGGATGGTCCGCTCAAAAAAGCTGTTCAAGCGACAGCTAACCGTACAAAGGCCCTCACCCATTTGCCCTATATCTCGGATAAGTCTAAGCTGGCTACCCTTTATGCGAGTGTCGATCTTTTTGTCCATCCCGGTGTGCTGGAAACATTTGGCCTCGCGGCATTAGAAGCGCAGAGCTGTGGCACCCCGGTATGCGGAATCAAGGGCAGCCGTTTAGACAGGATTATTTTCACCGGCCTGAAATTCTGGGCGAGTATGAATAGTCCAGAGAATCTGGCGAATGCCATCCAGCAAATGTGTTTCTTGGATTTGAAGGCAATGGGTCAGGAAGCGCGTAAGGCGGTTGTCGAGAAATACTCTTGGCCATCGGTTTTTGACAAGCTTTTCAGTATCTATGCCGAGTTAACCGGGAAAAAATGA